In a single window of the Nicotiana tomentosiformis chromosome 10, ASM39032v3, whole genome shotgun sequence genome:
- the LOC138899904 gene encoding uncharacterized protein — MVKVEAEEWKRNMDRLASEKKTARAQLTSIEVQLRAAKEKASVQAKTIEELQTQLSSAVSSQENLAKELEAAKSEVVVVKAEANKRVAQHKADAEAAQDQVRNLVEHMKGYKLDWCMTRSSGKELLPYEPEIKKQLRQLRKERKITETLEKVGQSSTKDMAGNGEDNVDLAAREVAQLREKAARDAEEAALRDAQIAYEEDRARRINQNQPLGANQFRNITPGAGRPLGDYARPVYNQGLSSVRPPQVAANNFE, encoded by the exons ATGGTGAAAGttgaggccgaagaatggaaaaGAAACATGGACCGCTTGGCCTCGGAAAAGAAGACTGCCCGGGCACAATTAACTTCGATTGAGGTCCAGCTCCGGGCTGCAAAGGAAAAGGCCTCGGTACAGGCCAAAACGATCGAGGAGCTCCAGACTCAGCTGAGCTCGGCGGTCTCCAGTCAAGAAAATTTGGCCAAGGAACTTGAGGCGGCCAAGTCTGAGGTTGTCGTGGTTAAGGCCGAGGCCAATAAGAGGGTGGCCCAGCACAAGGCTGATGCTGAGGCGGCTCAGGACCAAGTGAGAAATTTGGTAGAGCATATGAAGG gttacaagttagattggtgcatgacccgatcttctgggaaggaattgctaccatacgagccagaaaTTAAAAAACAACTGCGACAGTTAAGAAAGGAAAGAAAGATCACCGAGACgctagaaaaggttgggcaatcctcaaccaaagatatggctggaaacggtgaagataatgttgatttggctgcgaGAGAGGTAGCCCAACTTAGAGAAAAAGCAGCAAGAGATGCTGAAGAAGCAGCACTTAGAGATGCACAAATTGCTTATGAGGAGGATAGGGCTCGACGAATtaatcaaaatcaacccttgggtGCAAACCAGTTCAGAAACATAACTCCCggtgctgggagaccacttggtgattacgctagaccggtctacaaccaaggcttatctAGTGTGAGACCACCCCAAGTTGCAGCCAATAATTTTGAAtaa